ttttatttaattcaacacatttataattaaaaacttaaatatatatgaatatatataaataattgtattatagaataattttacacatacaaatattcaaatattatttactttttttaaattattaaaattaacataaaaatgtTATATAAATAATCTTACGAGACaataatctaaaaaaattattgataatttaacGAGACGAGAACACAAAAACATGACATAAATAATTCTACGATActgtaatataaaaatattacataaattagACAATAATCTAGTAACGAGACATACTACGACATTACATGATAACGAAATAAAACACATTTTACATCAATAATCTGGTAGGTCGGTATAGaacataataattattatatatattatttgaagtaatatgtaataaaaataagtttGTGGGTGTTATTGATAAAAGTGTATAGATGTTAAagtaaaaatgattaaaatattaaaaatgaaaaggaatattcattttaatatagGAAAAAAGTGATTGCAGATAAATCACCTAATTAATATTAGGTGATGGTTTGTGGTTGAAGATGCCCTAAGGACTCTTTTTGGGGAATTTGTGAAAGAAAGCCTTTATTGTTTGGTACCGTTACTAGAAGCTCTGTTTAAAAGAGGGTTAAGCTGATGTAAAATAGGTTGGTCATCTATGATTGATGAACTTGAAGGCTCATTTCTGGTgtttgaaaagataaaaaggAGTTGGCACTGAAAACAACATAAGAAAGTCATACAAGCAGAGGAGATGGAGGGCCAAGCACAAAGGGAAACAGGAGCAGAGCTAGTAACAGAATCAGTTCCAATCCTAAGGAAGAGGATCAATTCAATTACAGAATGTCATATGATACTAATTCATCCCTCTCTTAGGCTTAGCAACTTCTCCTTTGACAATAAATGAAATAAACACTGATGATGAGGTTATCTTGTTGAAATCTGGCCAAACTTCCACTCATGTCTTCCAATTGATTCCAACACACCTAAATCTAATTTCTCCTAGTACAACAGATGAAGCAATACTCATCCCAAAATGTTGACATTCCTGTAACTACGTTTTGTAAGCTAAGTGAAACATCTAAATTTAAGCTCAAACAAAAATTTCTTATAATACACAGCCCAGCATGGGGCATATTTTGCATTGTTTATTACTAGCTGTTGCCTGTTGTTGGTAGTAACTAGTAAGCTCAAACCTCATGACTTTGACGTTTAGTTGTGTGATTGGAGTTTTTAGTTGTAAATAAATCATACAAATACCATGCTCTCCATCTCCAATAATTCACCCAAATATTTCCTACCTTTCATTTCATTTCTTCTCTCGCTACTCCACGCGTCGCGCTTCTAGACCCTGCTTTGCCCGCCGAATCCCCATACTACCCTTCGTAGACTGCCGGTTTCCTGTTGAGGGAAGAGGATAAAACAGTCTTCTTCCTTACCAAATTTTCTACACTGATTACGATTTATTATGTCTTTGCATCGGAGTTTGTCTGTATATATAGTACAGCTTGTGATTCTTTTCCATTCCAAATTATctgttgaagaagaagaagatggagaGCCTCTCTCAACTTCCATGCAAGACTCTGTCAACACCTCCTCCCCAACAATTCCCTCCTTCAAGATCAAGACCCTGCTCCCTCCCTCCTTTCTCCATCAAAACCCCTACTTCCATCAATCTCCGGACCATCAGCCTCAGACCTGTCTTCTCTCTTCGTGCTGTGGACGCCGATGACGAATGGGGCCAAGATTATGAAGGTGGCGGCGGTCCAGCAGTGGCCTTAGCTGCGGCCGAGGAGGAACCAAAAGGGGAAATATATGATCTCAAAAAACAGCTGATGGATTCCTTTTATGGCACGGATCGGGGATTGAAGGCCAGCAGTGAGACTCGAGCTGAGATTGTGGAGCTTATCACTCAGCTCGAAGCCAAGAACCCCACCTCTGCCCCTACTGAAGCCCTGCCTCTCCTCAACGGCAAGTGGATTCTCGCgtaagttttcttcttcttttaattaCGAATTAACTCTCATTAGCTAGGGATTTACTGTTTGATTTCAAATTGGATAACTTTTTGATGTTAACAAGtccatatgtatatataaattacTCCAAAAATGTATGATACTCAATAGATTATGATGCAGATGATTAATGATAAAATTCACTATGTTTCTCTTAACCATGATATGTAAATTACATGTGCTAGCAACCAGTCTTTAATTCATGAGTATAAACGAGTTGAGCAGCTCTTTGTCCTAAATAAACATTTGTTAATACATAGTCACATGCATACAAATACATACATAAGCATTTCTCAAGTTTTTGAGCCAAAGGAATTGGGGTTATGAGTCTAAAGATGGTATGGTACTGCAGGTACACTTCCTTTTCTGGTTTATTCCCATTGCTGTCAAGGGGGACACTGCCACTGGTAAAAGTAGAGGAAATATCACAGACGATTGATTCAGAGAATTTCACTGTCCAAAACTCTGTTCAGTTCGCAGGGCCATTAGCTACTACTTCTATCAGCACCAATGCTAAATTTGATGTTCGAAGCCCCAAGAGAGTCCAGGTAATTAGCTGTTGTCTAaatcttttatttaaatcaagTTTGTTGATAGATGGATGATTTTTAAATGGACTTGTGTTTGTTATTTGTTTAGATCAAGTTCGAAGAAGGCATCATTGGAACCCCTCAGCTGACAGATTCCGTTGTATTACCGGAAAATGTGGAATTCCTGGGACAAAAGATTGACCTCACGCCTTTTAAAGGCATAATGAGCTCTGTTCAGGACACCGCATCTTCGGTGGCGAGGACCATTTCCAGCCAGCCACCAATAAAATTTCCAATCACAAACAGCAAGGCTCAGTCATGGTTGCTGACTACATATCTGGATGACGATCTGAGAATCTCAAGGGGCGACGCAGGCAGCATATTTGTTCTCCTCAAGGAAGGCAGCCCACTGTTGACCAACTTAACAAGCTAGAAGGCTTCTCATCTTTTCCTTTCTTCATTGTAAAGAAGTTGCCCTGTGTTGTATAAGTATTGGATTATAGAATGAAACAATAATACTTGAATGGGGGAGGCCTCTTAGATAGAGGCATGATCTGCCCTCTCACAGAAATAAGAGACTTATCAGATGTATTAGTGTAACTTGGTTTAATAGAATTTGATACTTTGATGTTTCTCCAGTTGAAAATGGTAATTTCTGCTTAAACACGATAACAATCTTCTGGGTGCAAAGCTTTATTAAGACATGAACATATTGTTCAATCGGAGGTAAACGATAACCATGGGATGTACAAACTTGAATTTTCTCTTTGTACAATGGTAGCTACATAATACTATTTGATTTACATTTTTGGGTGTAGCAAAAGATTCATCTGAATTGGGgcatttgaatatatatatttgtaatcGGAATATACCACTCCAGATGCTAACCCCACCTTCCAGTTCACCGCCGGGGAGCCTCTTCTTTTTAAAAGACTATTTTACCCCTCTCAACGATATATTATTTCCTACAACaattatctatttatttttattttcgacGGCAATTATATATTAGAGTTACTCAAACCAAAACGTGCAAAGACAACCTAAAAAACAAAGCAGTAGTAAAGTGAGAGTGTTAGGTAGCATCTCAACCACCTCAATGGCATCTCCGGCTAGCGGACGCGCAGCATCAGTCTACAGTGAAGTCCAGGCCAGCCGTATTGAGCATGCGCTTCCTCTTCCCTCTGTCCTCAAACACCCTTTCAAAATTGTCCAAGGCCCTCCTAGTTCTGCCGCCGGCAATCCAGGTCTTTCCTTTTTTCAAACTGTTAGTGGTAGATTTTGAGATTTTGTTTGTATAACAATGAtagatttgatttttatgtaATGGAATGGTGGGTGCGTGCAGATGAGATCGCAAAACTATTTCCCAATTTGTTTGGACAGCCATCGGCAATGTTGGTCCCTGATTCAGCAGATTCAGCCGATTCAACTCCCAAGCTTAAGATTGGTGTGGTTTTGTCTGGTGGTCAAGCTCCCGGCGGTCACAATGTTATCTCTGGAATCTTCGGTACTATCTGGATCTCATTCTCTTTTTTGCTTTAAGTAGTATTCCAATACAGTAAATATTTAATCTTGATTCTTGTTATTGCTGCTGGTGATAGATTACTTGCAGGATCACGCAAAGGGAAGCATTTTGTATGGCTTTAGAGGCGGTCCTGCCGGGATCATGAAGTGCAAATACGTTGAATTAACTGCTGATTACATTCTTCCCTATAGGAATCAGGTACATTTCCCCCTACTTCTCCACTTTTCTCTCGATCTATGCATGCCATTGAGCTTTGTACTGAATTAATTTTGAATCTTTAACTACTAGGCGACGGTCATTCAATTCTATTATCTACTTCTTGAGTTACCgtccattttaaatatttattcttcttttcagGGTGGTTTTGATATGATCTGCAGTGGGAgggacaaaattgaaacacccGAGCAGGTGGGAGGGACTCTTTCTTTACTCCCCTCATCATACATCTTTCTTTACTAGTAAATAAGTCCTGTTGAGATTTAACAGCTTTATTACATTGCAGTTTAAACAAGCTGAAGAGACAGCAATTAAGCTTGATTTGGATGGCCTCATTGTAATTGGTGGGGACGACTCCAACACCAATGCTTGCCTTCTTGCTGAAAATTTCAGGCATGTCATAATCTTTAGATATTAGAACAAAAAATTGTTACCGTTGTTTGTGTTATTGATAGGACAAGTTTTTTCTTGGTCCACTTGAAATGAAGATCCTAACATGCAACTtccattttattaaattgttcaATCAGGAGTAAAAATTTGAAAACCCGAGTCATTGGCTGCCCAAAAACGATTGATGGCGATCTGAAATGCAAAGAGGTTCCAACCAGTTTTGGATTTGATACCGCATGCAAGGTGAATGTAACTATGCTTTTCTCTTTTGAATTTCAAATCAATAATTATCCTATGATTATTCGTCAAgtttatctatttaaatacgACTTTTACTCTATTTTGGTACGGGAATAGATTTTCTTCTCTCCCGTGCCAGAAAATGTGCCGTCTTTAATTGATTTCCTTGGATCAATTTGGGCATTATTTTGCATGTTTTCTTGAACTACACTCAGAATCCCCAACTTTACCACTTATACTAACACTTCTTGTCTTATTCGATATTATAATTATCCTATGATTATTGAAATTCTACCTTTTACCAATCCTTGTATTGAGTGTTTAACTTTTAATCCTCGTGTCATTCTGTTGCGAATCCTTGTGAATCTAATCTGATAAGTGATACCATTTGCATTTATAGTATATTGTCTGTGTTTTTGATCTTTAACTACATTGTGATTTGTATATCTATGATTAGGTTATAGCAACTTCCCAATACAAAGATAGTCatcacttttattttaatttactacATCTAGGTGGTGAAAATAACTATAATAGTTGATATGTTTGGTGCATGCGCAGATTTATTCAGAAATGATTGGAAATGTCATGATTGATGCTCGATCAACTGGAAAATATTATCACTGTAAGTTTTTTTTAGCTAACTAGTCTTCCAAAAGTCGCTAACAAATCACTGGTCAACAAAGACTGTGGCTTGATGCTCCTGCAGAGTTGGCACACTGAAAGTAATTTGCAGTAATCATATTGAATCTTTTTTGGGAGGAAAGGGACTTACTGATGGCGCAAAGCTCCCTCTTTACCTTGCATATGTTGAATGAGATATtagatgaatttgaaacaagcTAATGTTAATTAGCTTCTTTaatattgtaataatttttGTACATCACAGTTCTGTAAAGAAATGTAGCCgttttatgtttgaaattttgttatcAAGTTTCTCTCCGACACTCATCATTTTTAACACATACACAGTTAAATATATGCATGTAATGAACATTTGCTTAAACGTATGTGATTGCAGTTGTACGGCTTATGGGGCGTGCAGCTTCACATATTACCTTAGAATGTGCTTTGCAAACTCatccaaacattacaattaTTGGAGAAGAGGTACTTCCTTACTTCCATGAATTTCAAGTTATTGGTTGGTTCTGTTTATTTAACTGTTATCAACATTTATGTGTCCTTTTGGGAATTATATGCCATGTCAGCCAACAATTAAGATTAGGGATATGCACCACTGACTATGTGATCATTCTTTGTCTTTGTTATGTGATTGTGGATTTTGATTTCTTAGTTTACTAGTCCAGTTTCTTTCATTAAACTTGCTATCTTTGTAGTTGACTGTTGAGATTGGCATTGATTTTCTTCTGCTCAGTTTATTGCTTACGAGTTAGGAAACTTATTTGGGTGCTCTAACACCCAGCATTGAGTTTGTTTTAGAGGATATTCATCTATTACATTATTTTGTGGGGAATCTTTCCGTTgcttatcataaaaaaaataaaagttctgTTTCATTTCCGCTGCTGTTATAACTCTTATCTCTTTGTAGGTTGCTGCTAAGAAGCTGGAACTGAAAAATGTTACTGACTACATTGTTGATGTAATCTGTAAACGTGATGATCTGGGTTATAACTATGGTGTTATTCTTATTCCCGAAGGTTTAATTGATTTCATTCCAGA
This region of Mercurialis annua linkage group LG1-X, ddMerAnnu1.2, whole genome shotgun sequence genomic DNA includes:
- the LOC126655954 gene encoding plastid-lipid-associated protein, chloroplastic; the encoded protein is MESLSQLPCKTLSTPPPQQFPPSRSRPCSLPPFSIKTPTSINLRTISLRPVFSLRAVDADDEWGQDYEGGGGPAVALAAAEEEPKGEIYDLKKQLMDSFYGTDRGLKASSETRAEIVELITQLEAKNPTSAPTEALPLLNGKWILAYTSFSGLFPLLSRGTLPLVKVEEISQTIDSENFTVQNSVQFAGPLATTSISTNAKFDVRSPKRVQIKFEEGIIGTPQLTDSVVLPENVEFLGQKIDLTPFKGIMSSVQDTASSVARTISSQPPIKFPITNSKAQSWLLTTYLDDDLRISRGDAGSIFVLLKEGSPLLTNLTS
- the LOC126655944 gene encoding pyrophosphate--fructose 6-phosphate 1-phosphotransferase subunit beta — encoded protein: MASPASGRAASVYSEVQASRIEHALPLPSVLKHPFKIVQGPPSSAAGNPDEIAKLFPNLFGQPSAMLVPDSADSADSTPKLKIGVVLSGGQAPGGHNVISGIFDYLQDHAKGSILYGFRGGPAGIMKCKYVELTADYILPYRNQGGFDMICSGRDKIETPEQFKQAEETAIKLDLDGLIVIGGDDSNTNACLLAENFRSKNLKTRVIGCPKTIDGDLKCKEVPTSFGFDTACKIYSEMIGNVMIDARSTGKYYHFVRLMGRAASHITLECALQTHPNITIIGEEVAAKKLELKNVTDYIVDVICKRDDLGYNYGVILIPEGLIDFIPEVQNLIAELNDILAHEAVDEGGIWKKKLTSQSLQLFEFLPQVIQEQLMLERDPHGNVQVAKIETEKMLIQMVETELEKRKQQGTYKGQFKGQSHFFGYEGRCGLPTNFDSTYCYALGYAAGVLLQSGKTGLISSVGNLCAPVAEWTVGGTALTSLMDVERRHGKSKPVIKKAMVELDGAPFKKFASLRDEWAVKNRYVSPGPIQFKGPGSDAVSHTLLLELGVGA